A genomic window from Silene latifolia isolate original U9 population chromosome Y, ASM4854445v1, whole genome shotgun sequence includes:
- the LOC141627497 gene encoding uncharacterized protein LOC141627497, producing MSNVKEMTSKFGKLEKFEGVDFRRWQKKMHFLLTTLKVVYVLSAPMPEHRDDETMEEARNRLKWKNDDYICRGHILNGMSDSLFDVYQNYESEKELWNELESKYMAEDASSKKFLFAQHKMEMDESISVSSIIDKLPPSWKYFKHMLKHKKEELSIIQLGGHFRIEESLRAQEGTKGKSKETMEQSSINMMEVDESCTGFKGNKRPMPTLMTKLTRNQRVLVGYVDDEFAWCIDLGATKHVCKDRRWFKTYEPVKDGSILYMGNESITPILGRGVVVLIFSFGKSIHLYDVLHVPGIRKNLVSDGLLSKYGYRQVFESDKYVISKCGLSDGFWGEAMLTACYLLNRVPNKRNNDVTPYELWYTKTPNLNYFRVWGCRAIVRLPEPKIRTLGEKGIECIFIGYDMHCKAYRFYVIESNRSIVVNTVIESRDAILDENRFSSLPRPKDIVSLNNGTNEEDINVEPQNKSPELRRGTRIRKRKSFGPDFQTHFIEGSREEIGCQYEYCYHVDEDP from the exons ATGTCGAATGTTAAGGAAATGACATCCAAGTTTGGAAAACTAGAGAAATTTGAAGGGGTTGATTTTAGGAGATGGCAAAAGAAAATGCATTTCCTACTCACCACCCTCAAGGTTGTGTATGTCCTAAGTGCCCCAATGCCGGAGCATCGAGATGATGAAACAATGGAGGAAGCCCGCAATCGTCTCAAGTGGAAAAATGATGATTACATTTGTCGGGGACACATTCTAAATGGTATGTCTGATTCTTTATTTGATGTTTATCAAAATTATGAGTCGGAAAAAGAACTTTGGAATGAATTAGAGTCTAAATACATGGCCGAAGATGCTTCTAGTAAGAAGTTTCTT TTTGCCCAACATAAGATggaaatggatgagtccatttcgGTGTCAAGTATAATTGACAAATTGCCTCCTTCTTGGAAGTATTTCAAGCATATGCTCAAGCATAAGAAAGAGGAGTTGTCTATTATACAACTAGGGGGGCACTTCCGAATAGAGGAGTCTCTTAGAGCGCAAGAGGGTACTAAGGGAAAGAGTAAGGAAACTATGGAACAATCATCAATCAATATGATGGAAGTGGATGAAAGTTGTACGGGATTCAAAGGGAATAAACGCCCCATGCCTACACTAATGACGAAACTAACAAGAAACCAAAGGGTGCTTGTTGGATATGTG GATGATGAGTTTGCATGGTGTATTGATTTGGGGGCTACAAAGCATGTGTGCAAGGATCGTAGATGGTTCAAGACTTATGAACCGGTTAAAGACGGTTCAATTCTTTATATGGGCAACGAATCAATAACTCCAATACTTGGTCGTGGTGTAGTAGTGTTAATATTTAGTTTCGGCAAATCTATTCATCTTTATGATGTTCTTCATGTACCCGGAATAAGGAAAAACTTAGTTTCCGACGGTCTCTTGTCAAAGTATGGTTATAGGCAAGTGTTTGAGTCGGATAAATATGTAATAAGCAAATGTG GTTTGAGTGATGGTTTTTGGGGTGAAGCTATGTTAACAGCTTGTTACTTATTAAATAGAGTTCCTAACAAAAGGAACAATGACGTAACCCCGTATGAACTTTGGTATACAAAGACACCAAACTTGAATTACTTTCGAGTTTGGGGATGTCGGGCAATAGTAAGATTACCGGAACCCAAAATTAGAACATTGGGTGAAAAAGGCATTGAATGTATCTTTATAGGATATGATATGCATTGCAAGGCATATAGGTTCTATGTTATAGAATCTAATAGATCGATTGTGGTAAACACCGTAATTGAATCTAGAGATGCAATACTTGATGAAAATAGATTTTCTTCATTACCAAGACCAAAGGACATAGTTTCATTAAATAATGGAACAAATGAGGAGGACATAAATGTTGAACCTCAAAATAAGTCACCCGAACTCCGTAGAGGTACAAGGATTAGGAAAAGAAAGTCTTTTGGTCCAGATTTTCAAACCCATTTTATTGAAGGATCAAGAGAGGAGATAGGATGTCAATATGAGTATTGCTACCATGTTGATGAAGATCCATAG